The Rhodococcus triatomae genome includes a window with the following:
- a CDS encoding alpha/beta hydrolase has product MTTAPLLRPESAPLVREEVDGVSFQSRILAESLRHTVKPFLEAWARHPQLPWPAGLVDYLGTSLAPVRGTRRETVRLPQVGAELITPPSLGKNPEATAPERAILYLHGGAFICCGVRSHRQMVSRIAAASGARILNVGYRMIPRNPIRAAVDDGIDGYRWLLDHGYPAERIVMMGDSAGGFLTFMVAMEAVARGLPRPAGTAALSPLTDLDPAGKLAHANADRCAVFPRRAVGALTDVIARVDTRLGGDPSASPVDGVLTGLPPTLIQTGSEEMIYADAELMAQRLAEAGVHCRLQVWERQVHVFQAAAGLVPEGTGAIREVGRFVRSATKSADGADTASSQVDSPSSRSRRGRRAPRASTL; this is encoded by the coding sequence ATGACCACCGCTCCACTCCTGCGCCCCGAATCCGCGCCGCTCGTTCGCGAGGAGGTCGACGGGGTCAGCTTCCAGTCCCGGATTCTCGCGGAATCCCTGCGTCACACGGTCAAGCCGTTCCTGGAGGCCTGGGCCCGGCATCCTCAACTCCCCTGGCCCGCCGGGCTGGTGGACTACCTCGGAACCTCCCTGGCGCCCGTTCGCGGTACCCGACGCGAGACCGTCCGCCTCCCGCAGGTCGGGGCGGAGTTGATCACCCCTCCGTCGCTCGGCAAGAACCCCGAGGCAACGGCCCCCGAGCGCGCCATCCTCTACCTGCACGGCGGCGCGTTCATCTGTTGCGGAGTCCGCTCGCACCGGCAGATGGTCTCCCGCATCGCCGCGGCCTCGGGAGCGCGCATCCTCAACGTGGGCTACCGGATGATCCCGCGCAACCCCATCCGCGCGGCCGTCGACGACGGGATCGACGGCTACCGCTGGCTCCTCGACCACGGCTACCCGGCCGAACGGATCGTCATGATGGGCGATTCGGCAGGGGGCTTCCTCACGTTCATGGTGGCGATGGAGGCGGTCGCCCGCGGCCTGCCGCGGCCCGCGGGAACCGCGGCGCTCTCGCCCCTGACCGACCTCGACCCCGCGGGAAAGCTCGCACATGCCAACGCGGACCGATGCGCCGTGTTCCCCCGGCGCGCGGTCGGCGCACTCACCGACGTCATCGCCCGGGTCGACACCCGACTCGGCGGCGACCCGTCCGCGTCACCGGTGGACGGGGTTCTCACCGGTCTGCCTCCGACGCTGATCCAGACCGGGTCCGAGGAGATGATCTACGCCGACGCCGAACTCATGGCGCAGCGCCTGGCCGAGGCCGGGGTGCACTGCCGCCTCCAGGTCTGGGAGCGCCAGGTACACGTCTTCCAGGCCGCAGCCGGACTCGTGCCCGAGGGCACGGGTGCCATCCGGGAGGTCGGCCGCTTCGTTCGTTCCGCGACGAAGTCCGCCGACGGGGCGGACACCGCATCCTCGCAGGTCGACAGTCCGTCGTCTCGGTCGCGGCGAGGTCGCCGGGCACCGCGGGCATCGACCCTCTAA
- a CDS encoding ABC transporter ATP-binding protein, translating into MTDTGTHPGPVTAARPGALPVEVTALRKSFGTRRVLDGVSFAARAGEFVSVIGPSGCGKSTVFNTLAGLESADSGAVTIGGEPADGRSSCAYMPQKDLLFPWRTVLDNTTLGLEVQGVSRRQARERARELFPAFGLSGFEDARPSQLSGGMRQRAALLRTVVQDRPILLLDEPFGALDSLTRTDMQTWLLEVWQKYRWTALMITHDIREALYLSDRVIVLSARPASVRCEMVVDLPRPRELSVTTSSEFVRLEGELLAVLHDESRRARAASL; encoded by the coding sequence ATGACTGACACCGGAACACACCCCGGTCCCGTGACTGCCGCACGTCCTGGCGCACTGCCCGTCGAGGTCACGGCTCTGCGCAAGTCGTTCGGCACGCGCAGGGTGCTGGACGGAGTCTCCTTCGCCGCGCGGGCAGGAGAATTCGTCTCGGTGATCGGGCCCAGCGGCTGTGGGAAGAGCACCGTCTTCAATACCCTCGCCGGCCTCGAATCCGCGGATTCCGGGGCGGTGACGATCGGTGGTGAACCCGCCGACGGCCGTTCGTCCTGCGCGTACATGCCACAGAAGGACCTGCTGTTTCCGTGGCGGACGGTTCTCGACAACACCACGCTGGGCCTCGAGGTCCAGGGTGTGTCGAGAAGGCAGGCACGCGAGCGGGCGCGGGAGCTGTTCCCCGCCTTCGGTCTCTCCGGATTCGAGGATGCGCGTCCGTCACAGCTGTCCGGCGGGATGCGCCAGCGGGCAGCGCTGCTGCGCACGGTGGTGCAGGATCGCCCGATCCTGCTGCTGGACGAGCCCTTCGGCGCCCTCGATTCACTCACCCGCACGGACATGCAGACGTGGCTGCTCGAGGTGTGGCAGAAGTACCGCTGGACCGCCCTGATGATCACCCACGACATCCGGGAGGCGCTGTACCTGTCGGATCGCGTGATCGTCTTGTCCGCGCGGCCGGCGTCCGTGCGCTGCGAGATGGTGGTGGATCTGCCTCGGCCTCGTGAACTGTCGGTGACGACCTCGTCGGAGTTCGTGCGCCTCGAAGGCGAACTGCTCGCGGTGTTGCACGACGAATCGCGCCGCGCACGCGCCGCTTCCCTCTGA
- a CDS encoding ABC transporter substrate-binding protein: MSGAGAVTARHRRRLVALIALVSAALTAVTGCAASGSENTVRFALDWTPNTNHTGLYVAIAEGYFADAGIDVEILPYNDTAPDTLVDSGNAEFGVSFHGSSTFAKAAGANTVSVLAPLQRWATAIGVRADSDVTRPSELDGTTYAGFGNPDGEAVLRQVIRNDGGAGEFETVTLGTSAYEAVYSGTADFTVSFFAWEGIEAEHRGTPMRYFEYTDYGFPESYAILIDANRDWLDENPDRARSFVQALQRGYEYAADHPDEAAQILVDSAPGAFPDEELVRESQRMLAERYMRDANGAVGGQTLEQWRGFSKFLYDSGLLTGPDGNALTEEPDWSTYFTDEYLH; the protein is encoded by the coding sequence ATGAGCGGGGCAGGCGCCGTCACGGCGCGACACCGGCGGCGTCTCGTGGCGTTGATCGCACTCGTCTCGGCGGCACTGACCGCCGTCACCGGTTGCGCCGCGTCCGGCTCGGAAAACACCGTCCGCTTCGCCCTGGACTGGACCCCGAACACGAACCACACCGGCCTCTACGTGGCCATCGCCGAGGGCTACTTCGCGGATGCCGGGATCGACGTGGAGATCCTGCCGTACAACGACACCGCCCCGGACACGCTCGTCGATTCCGGCAACGCCGAATTCGGCGTCAGCTTCCACGGATCGTCGACCTTCGCCAAGGCGGCAGGGGCGAACACCGTCTCCGTGCTCGCGCCGCTGCAGCGGTGGGCGACGGCGATCGGGGTACGCGCCGACTCGGACGTCACGCGGCCGAGCGAACTCGACGGCACGACGTACGCCGGATTCGGGAATCCGGACGGCGAAGCGGTGCTCCGCCAGGTGATCCGCAACGACGGTGGTGCCGGCGAGTTCGAGACGGTGACCCTGGGTACCTCCGCGTACGAGGCGGTGTACTCCGGAACGGCCGACTTCACCGTGTCGTTCTTCGCCTGGGAGGGAATCGAAGCCGAGCATCGAGGCACCCCGATGCGCTACTTCGAGTACACCGACTACGGGTTCCCCGAATCCTATGCGATTCTGATCGACGCGAACCGCGACTGGCTGGACGAGAACCCCGACCGGGCAAGGTCTTTCGTCCAGGCACTACAACGTGGCTACGAGTACGCGGCGGACCACCCGGACGAGGCGGCGCAGATCCTCGTCGATTCCGCGCCCGGCGCGTTCCCCGACGAGGAACTCGTCCGGGAGAGTCAGCGGATGCTCGCCGAGAGGTACATGCGAGACGCGAACGGCGCGGTGGGCGGTCAGACGCTGGAGCAGTGGCGCGGCTTCTCGAAGTTCCTCTACGACTCCGGCCTGCTGACCGGCCCGGACGGCAACGCGCTGACCGAGGAACCGGATTGGTCGACGTACTTCACCGATGAGTACCTCCACTGA
- a CDS encoding T3SS (YopN, CesT) and YbjN peptide-binding chaperone 1: MNNDHSSDMPEMPEFDLDRSVAFAWASFQRRLADHVAAMLDNDVLLLETGFDTEPQAPGVLPCVQFLVWDGNIVRCEVPSNAFLDRTRALSRSDERKLLDLGWNPPTPSPGEDAPRESVVNGSPAFHVDHHRSWSAHLAAMAVSAFRDVWGVTHPSFLRSEGRGSTFVVREAEVLPSLDPSLAVEPLDHDHLHDLVTRTLIPALGLLPERDSDGDVPIRVGSAIMFVGPLAGTVDIQVFAPLVHTISDRTRAAEVTADLNRRWSRIKFLLLDDRLTALLVVSGNPFVPRHLTDAVEMFSTFLETVDASLAHRLGGTPYFLHEDAREAPGRSRLRATDLPDELTELFRVDPGCSGALDGAAVAAICGGDRDRILQVLQIGNEWVAQHRRDASEASARGDEFEAEAIDSLGDAWENVVSNLRTALRLVAPRPDTSGELPRGEQPGLFSSPGEPTLFDDPSP; this comes from the coding sequence ATGAACAACGACCACAGCTCCGATATGCCGGAAATGCCCGAGTTCGACCTCGATCGCAGCGTCGCGTTCGCCTGGGCGTCGTTCCAACGTCGGCTGGCCGACCACGTCGCCGCGATGCTCGACAACGACGTTCTGCTCCTCGAAACCGGCTTCGACACCGAACCACAGGCCCCGGGAGTCCTGCCGTGCGTGCAGTTCCTGGTCTGGGACGGCAACATCGTGCGCTGCGAGGTTCCGTCCAACGCCTTCCTGGACCGTACCCGCGCGCTGTCCCGCTCCGATGAGCGAAAACTGCTCGACCTGGGCTGGAATCCGCCGACCCCTTCCCCGGGGGAGGATGCTCCCCGCGAGTCCGTGGTCAACGGATCACCTGCGTTCCATGTGGACCACCACCGCTCGTGGTCGGCCCACCTCGCCGCGATGGCAGTCTCCGCCTTCCGCGACGTCTGGGGCGTGACACACCCGTCGTTCCTCCGCAGCGAAGGGCGCGGCAGCACCTTCGTGGTCCGGGAGGCGGAGGTCCTGCCCTCTCTCGACCCGTCGCTGGCCGTCGAGCCCCTCGACCACGACCACCTCCACGATCTCGTCACCCGCACCCTGATTCCCGCTCTGGGCCTGCTCCCCGAACGCGATTCGGACGGCGACGTCCCGATCCGGGTCGGCTCCGCGATCATGTTCGTCGGACCGCTCGCCGGCACCGTCGACATCCAGGTGTTCGCCCCACTGGTCCACACCATCAGCGACCGGACACGGGCCGCCGAGGTCACCGCCGACCTCAACCGCCGCTGGTCACGGATCAAGTTCCTCCTGCTCGACGACCGCCTCACCGCACTGCTCGTGGTGTCCGGAAATCCGTTCGTCCCGCGCCACCTCACGGATGCCGTGGAGATGTTCTCCACCTTCCTCGAGACGGTCGATGCCTCGCTCGCGCACCGGCTCGGCGGCACGCCCTACTTCCTGCACGAAGACGCCCGGGAGGCGCCGGGACGATCCCGACTGCGCGCCACCGATCTCCCGGACGAACTCACCGAGTTGTTCCGTGTGGATCCGGGCTGCTCCGGCGCGCTGGACGGCGCTGCGGTCGCGGCCATCTGCGGCGGCGACCGGGACCGCATCCTGCAGGTGCTGCAGATCGGCAACGAGTGGGTCGCCCAGCACCGTCGAGACGCCAGCGAGGCCAGTGCCCGGGGAGACGAGTTCGAGGCGGAAGCCATCGACAGCCTCGGCGACGCCTGGGAGAACGTGGTCTCGAATCTGCGTACTGCACTGCGCCTGGTGGCACCCCGACCGGACACTTCCGGGGAACTCCCTCGCGGCGAACAGCCGGGCCTGTTCAGCAGCCCGGGCGAGCCGACGCTGTTCGACGACCCGTCACCGTGA
- a CDS encoding ESX secretion-associated protein EspG, translated as MGHWGLTADQFAALWHGTGQDRLPYPVRVVSDALTAAEYETCRRVDRERFGGPAHDLLEAALLILAEPELRIEVAGRYGPDRVPIRMLGAMSRGHGVVAVQQPDVDGRSGPVVLRGCEPYDLVRQLVSQIPDVDAGGARPVAVPRRGSSPAGATRGAQDDAHVRREFEAVVNRPDFGQGVVTVVRGSRLSGRRVGGAAWRDIVGDGRYLVFGESTVTVRPGTAWDLLAGITAVVGEVPAGQAR; from the coding sequence GTGGGTCACTGGGGCCTGACCGCCGATCAGTTCGCCGCTCTCTGGCACGGCACCGGGCAGGATCGTCTGCCCTACCCGGTCCGGGTGGTCAGCGACGCCCTGACGGCCGCCGAGTACGAGACGTGCCGCCGCGTGGACCGCGAGCGATTCGGCGGTCCCGCGCACGATCTGCTCGAGGCTGCCCTGTTGATCCTCGCCGAACCCGAACTTCGGATCGAAGTCGCCGGACGGTACGGACCGGACCGGGTGCCGATCCGGATGCTCGGAGCGATGAGCCGAGGCCACGGTGTCGTCGCCGTGCAGCAACCCGATGTCGACGGGCGCTCGGGACCCGTGGTGTTGCGCGGGTGCGAACCGTACGACCTCGTCCGGCAGCTGGTCTCCCAGATCCCCGACGTCGACGCGGGCGGTGCGCGACCGGTGGCGGTCCCCCGTCGCGGGTCGTCTCCCGCCGGAGCCACCCGCGGTGCGCAGGACGATGCCCACGTCCGCCGCGAGTTCGAGGCCGTCGTGAACCGTCCGGACTTCGGCCAGGGGGTGGTCACGGTGGTGCGGGGCTCCCGTCTGTCCGGCCGCCGCGTCGGTGGGGCGGCGTGGCGGGACATCGTGGGCGACGGCCGCTACCTGGTGTTCGGGGAATCGACGGTCACGGTCCGGCCCGGCACGGCCTGGGACCTGCTCGCCGGGATCACCGCGGTCGTCGGCGAGGTACCCGCGGGGCAGGCACGCTGA
- a CDS encoding PPE domain-containing protein gives MAGAFDTENFRASRWDHASITDALRAVDPVEAERIATVWRTLGSRYDAAMAAFAASVDSAGAGGWSGPAADSVRSAVSRHVSDSLDASTGFATMSTAVSGVASAAESARASVGDPVPVPDDWTSVLPWNWSRPEEAAAAEQAARSTMESVFGPALTAAAQSTPDFAAPASVPDTSTRSAGFDVGPNGIHAVPSVSQASPESGAVLSAPADAPAPAPRSADAYGSALATGAIAGALGGGMAQYAGRVVAAHRAEATEQSADQAVDQLLFSDTEDALADDPDSVLETIDADSPLVGELPRVAPPVIGE, from the coding sequence GTGGCCGGAGCATTCGACACCGAGAATTTCCGAGCGTCCCGTTGGGATCATGCGTCGATCACGGATGCGCTCCGTGCGGTCGATCCGGTCGAGGCCGAGCGGATCGCCACGGTGTGGCGCACTCTCGGCTCCCGGTACGACGCCGCGATGGCGGCATTCGCCGCATCGGTCGACTCCGCGGGTGCGGGCGGATGGAGCGGCCCGGCTGCCGATTCCGTGAGATCCGCGGTGTCCAGGCACGTCAGCGACTCGCTCGATGCGAGCACCGGCTTCGCCACGATGTCCACCGCCGTGTCCGGGGTCGCGAGCGCCGCGGAGTCCGCCCGGGCGTCGGTCGGGGATCCGGTACCGGTACCCGACGACTGGACCTCGGTGCTGCCCTGGAACTGGTCACGTCCGGAGGAGGCGGCTGCCGCGGAACAGGCCGCCCGCTCCACCATGGAATCGGTCTTCGGCCCTGCGCTCACTGCGGCGGCACAGAGCACGCCGGATTTCGCCGCGCCGGCGTCGGTGCCGGACACGTCGACCCGATCCGCCGGCTTCGACGTCGGCCCCAACGGGATTCACGCGGTTCCGTCCGTGTCCCAGGCCTCCCCCGAGTCCGGTGCCGTCCTCTCGGCGCCCGCCGATGCCCCGGCCCCGGCCCCCCGCTCGGCGGATGCGTACGGCTCCGCACTCGCGACCGGCGCGATCGCCGGGGCGCTCGGCGGCGGAATGGCCCAGTACGCGGGGCGCGTCGTCGCAGCACACCGCGCGGAGGCCACCGAACAGTCGGCGGATCAGGCAGTGGACCAGCTGCTGTTCTCCGACACCGAGGACGCACTCGCCGACGATCCCGACTCGGTGCTCGAAACCATCGATGCGGACAGCCCCCTGGTCGGTGAGCTTCCGCGGGTGGCTCCCCCGGTGATCGGGGAGTAG
- a CDS encoding 6,7-dimethyl-8-ribityllumazine synthase: MSSVEKRRVAFVQATWHRNIVDQARNGFTDEMLSLGYSRDSLDFFEVPGAFEIPLHARRLAATGRYDGIVAAGLVVDGGIYRHEFVAGAVIDGLMRVQLDTDIPVFSVVLTPHHFHEHDEHIRYFTEHFVKKGAEAARACDATLTALHELPH, translated from the coding sequence ATGAGTTCAGTCGAGAAGCGGCGGGTCGCCTTCGTCCAGGCAACCTGGCACCGGAACATCGTCGACCAGGCGCGGAACGGATTCACGGACGAGATGCTCTCGCTCGGATACAGCCGTGATTCGCTGGACTTCTTCGAGGTCCCCGGCGCATTCGAAATCCCGTTGCATGCACGGCGGTTGGCCGCCACCGGCCGCTACGACGGCATCGTCGCGGCCGGGCTGGTCGTGGACGGGGGCATCTACCGGCACGAGTTCGTGGCCGGTGCCGTCATCGACGGGCTCATGCGGGTCCAACTCGACACCGACATCCCCGTCTTCTCGGTGGTCCTCACGCCGCATCACTTCCATGAGCACGACGAGCACATCCGGTACTTCACGGAGCACTTCGTGAAGAAGGGCGCCGAGGCCGCACGTGCGTGCGACGCAACGCTGACCGCCCTGCACGAACTGCCCCACTGA
- a CDS encoding TenA family protein: MTAPTGAAVAGGSSSGAGHIDNTERFTDHLWRETAALRASIDDMEFLRRLGDGTLPLDVFRTYMEQDLLYLTGYAKALALVAATSPDPVASGFWAGAAASATSVEASLHQDLLGSDALPPAATEPEHSRACLGYVSYLIATAATESYAVAAAAVLPCFWIYADVGRRLAAEAEQVLARDPRHPYARWVTTYDDPAFHDAVSTARSLVDDAAAVATDAERAAMTAAFTTASRYEFLFWDTALHPQPWPA, encoded by the coding sequence ATGACTGCGCCGACTGGTGCCGCCGTGGCCGGAGGATCCTCCTCCGGTGCGGGGCACATCGACAACACCGAACGATTCACCGACCACCTGTGGCGGGAGACCGCCGCTCTCCGTGCGTCGATCGACGACATGGAGTTCCTGCGCCGACTGGGCGACGGCACGCTGCCGCTCGACGTCTTCCGCACCTACATGGAGCAGGATCTGCTCTACCTGACCGGCTATGCGAAGGCCCTGGCACTGGTCGCCGCCACATCTCCCGATCCTGTCGCGTCCGGGTTCTGGGCCGGGGCCGCAGCGAGCGCGACCTCGGTGGAGGCCTCGCTGCACCAGGATCTGCTCGGGAGCGACGCGCTCCCGCCCGCCGCAACGGAGCCGGAGCATTCTCGGGCCTGCCTCGGGTACGTCTCGTACCTGATCGCCACGGCCGCCACCGAGTCGTACGCCGTCGCGGCCGCCGCGGTGCTGCCGTGCTTCTGGATCTACGCCGACGTCGGCCGTCGGCTCGCGGCCGAGGCGGAGCAGGTACTCGCCCGCGACCCGCGACACCCCTACGCGCGCTGGGTGACGACCTACGACGACCCCGCGTTCCACGACGCGGTCTCGACCGCCAGGTCGCTGGTGGACGACGCCGCCGCAGTTGCCACCGACGCCGAGAGAGCCGCGATGACCGCGGCGTTCACGACGGCGAGTCGGTACGAGTTCCTCTTCTGGGACACCGCCCTGCACCCGCAGCCGTGGCCGGCATGA
- a CDS encoding ABC transporter permease yields the protein MSTSTDTTPDSGRAAERETGSAAVGLIRRVLPATVVVAVLLGVWQLYVTVSGIRPQVLPSPLRVVRQGWQAREVIAGHAAATLQVTVAGFAVSLVCAWLLAIAVDFSPWLRRAFVPLFVVSQTLPIIAIAPLMIIWFGFGLLPKILVIALVTFFPMTVGLIEGFASAPREAGALLRSMGASRWQEFRYVRLPSAMPRFFTSLRIGITYAVVGAVFAEYVGATSGLGIYMATQKNSFRTDLVLAAVVVTAVVSVTLYLATFAVERLVTPWVREQRYRND from the coding sequence ATGAGTACCTCCACTGACACGACGCCGGATTCCGGCCGCGCCGCCGAGCGGGAGACCGGCTCGGCGGCGGTCGGGCTGATCCGGCGGGTCCTGCCCGCGACGGTGGTCGTCGCCGTGCTGCTCGGAGTCTGGCAGCTCTACGTGACGGTGAGCGGCATCCGCCCCCAGGTTCTTCCTTCACCCCTCCGCGTCGTCCGTCAGGGGTGGCAGGCGCGTGAGGTGATCGCCGGACACGCCGCGGCGACACTGCAGGTGACGGTGGCGGGCTTCGCCGTCTCGCTCGTCTGCGCCTGGCTCCTGGCGATCGCGGTCGACTTCTCTCCGTGGCTGCGCCGGGCGTTCGTCCCACTGTTCGTGGTGTCCCAGACACTCCCGATCATCGCGATCGCCCCACTGATGATCATCTGGTTCGGCTTCGGTCTCCTGCCGAAGATCCTGGTGATCGCGCTCGTGACGTTCTTCCCGATGACGGTCGGCCTGATCGAGGGGTTCGCCTCCGCCCCACGGGAAGCGGGTGCCCTGCTGCGCAGCATGGGCGCGTCGCGATGGCAGGAGTTCCGGTACGTCCGCTTGCCGTCGGCAATGCCGCGGTTCTTCACGTCGCTGCGCATCGGCATCACCTACGCGGTCGTCGGGGCGGTGTTCGCCGAGTACGTCGGCGCCACTTCGGGACTCGGCATCTACATGGCCACGCAGAAGAACTCCTTCCGTACCGACCTGGTGCTGGCGGCTGTGGTGGTCACGGCAGTCGTGTCGGTGACGCTGTACCTGGCCACCTTCGCCGTCGAACGCCTCGTCACGCCGTGGGTTCGGGAACAGAGGTATCGCAATGACTGA